In the Corvus cornix cornix isolate S_Up_H32 chromosome 18, ASM73873v5, whole genome shotgun sequence genome, one interval contains:
- the LOC104695682 gene encoding myosin-1B-like isoform X3, which translates to MSSDAEMAVFGEAAPYLRKSEKERIEAQNKPFDAKSSVFVVHAKESFVKGTVTSRESGKVTVKTEAGETLTVKEDQIFAMNPPKYDKIEDMAMMTHLHEPAVLYNLKERYAAWMIYTYSGLFCVTVNPYKWLPVYNPEVVLAYRGKKRQEAPPHIFSISDNAYQFMLTDRENQSLLITGESGAGKTVNTKRVIQYFATIAASGDKKKEEKTSGKMQGTLEDQIISANPLLEAFGNAKTVRNDNSSRFGKFIRIHFGATGKLASADIETYLLEKSRVTFQLKAERSYHIFYQITSNKKPELIDMLLITTNPYDYQFVSQGEITVPSINDQEELLATDSAIDILGFTPDEKTAIYKLTGAVMHYGNLKFKQKQREEQAEPDGTEVADKAAYLMGLNSADLLKALCYPRVKVGNEYVTKGQTVQQVYNAVGALAKAVYEKMFLWMVIRINEQLDTKQPRQYFIGVLDIAGFEIFDFNSLEQLCINFTNEKLQQFFNHHMFVLEQEEYKKEGIEWTFIDFGMDLAACIELIEKPMGIFSILEEECMFPKATDTSFKNKLYDQHLGKSNNFQKPKPGKGKAEAHFSLVHYAGTVDYNITGWLEKNKDPLNETVIGLYQKSSVKTLALLFASAGGEAEASGGGGKKGGKKKGSSFQTVSALFRENLNKLMTNLRSTHPHFVRCIIPNETKTPGAMEHELVLHQLRCNGVLEGIRICRKGFPSRVLYADFKQRYKVLNASAIPEGQFIDSKKASEKLLGSIDVDHTQYKFGHTKVFFKAGLIGLLEEMRDEKLAQLITRTQARCRGFLMRVEYRRMVERRESIFCIQYNIRAFMNVKHWPWMKLFFKIKPLLKSAESEKEMANMKEEFEKTKEELSKSEAKRKELEEKMASLMKEKNDLQLQVQAEADALADAEERCDQLIKTKIQLEAKVKEVTERAEDEEEINAELTAKKRKLEDECSELKKDIDDLELTLAKVEKEKHATENKVKNLTEEMAALDETIAKLTKEKKALQEAHQQTLDDLQAEEDKVNTLTKAKTKLEQQVDDLEGSLEQEKKLRMDLERAKRKLEGDLKLAQDSIMDLENDKQQLEEKLKKKDFEISQIQSKTEDEQALGMQLQKKIKELQARIEELEEEIEAERTSRAKAEKHRADLSRELEEISERLEEAGGATAAQIDMNKKREAEFQKMRRDLEEATLQHEATAAALRKKHADSTAELGEQIDNLQRVKQKLEKEKSELKMEIDDLASNMESVSKAKANLEKMCRTLEDQLSEIKTKEEEHQRMINDLNAQRARLQTESGEYSRQVEEKDALISQLSRGKQAFTQQIEELKRHLEEEIKAKNALAHALQSARHDCDLLREQYEEEQEAKGELQRAMSKANSEVAQWRTKYETDAIQRTEELEEAKKKLAQRLQDAEEHVEAVNAKCASLEKTKQRLQNEVEDLMIDVERSNAACAALDKKQKNFDKILAEWKQKYEETQAELEASQKESRSLSTELFKMKNAYEESLDHLETMKRENKNLQQEISDLTEQIAEGGKAIHELEKVKKQIEQEKSEIQAALEEAEASLEHEEGKILRLQLELNQVKSEIDRKIAEKDEEIDQMKRNHLRIVDSMQSTLDAEIRSRNEALRLKKKMEGDLNEMEIQLSHANRVAAEAQKNLRNTQAVLKDTQIHLDDALRTQEDLKEQVAMVERRANLLQAEVEELRAALEQTERSRKLAEQELLDATERAQLLHTQNTSLINTKKKLETDIAQIQGEMEDTIQEARNAEEKAKKAITDAAMMAEELKKEQDTSAHLERMKKNLDQTVKDLQHRLEEAEQLALKGGKKQIQKLEARVRELEGEVDAEQKRSAEAVKGVRKYERRVKELTYQSEEDRKNVLRLQDLVDKLQMKVKSYKRQAEEAEELSNVNLSKFRKIQHELEEAEERADIAESQVNKLRVKSREFHSKKIGEEE; encoded by the exons ATGTCGTCAGACGCCGAGATGGCCGTCTTTGGGGAGGCGGCTCCTTACCTCCGAAAGTCAGAGAAGGAGAGAATTGAAGCCCAGAACAAACCTTTTGATGCCAAGTCATCTGTCTTTGTGGTACATGCAAAGGAATCCTTTGTGAAAGGGACAGTCACAAGCAGAGAATCAGGCAAAGTCACTGTCAAGACTGAAGCAGGCGAG ACCCTGACCGTGAAGGAAGATCAAATCTTCGCCATGAACCCTCCCAAGTACGATAAAATCGAGGACATGGCCATGATGACCCACCTCCACGAACCCGCTGTGCTGTACAACCTCAAAGAGCGTTACGCAGCCTGGATGATCTAC ACCTACTCGGGTCTCTTCTGCGTCACCGTCAACCCCTACAAGTGGCTGCCGGTGTACAACCCGGAGGTGGTGTTGGCCTACCGAGGCAAGAAGCGCCAGGAGGCCCCTCCACACATCTTCTCCATCTCTGACAACGCCTATCAGTTCATGCTGACTG ATCGGGAGAACCAGTCCCTCCTGATCAC CGGAGAATCCGGTGCTGGGAAGACTGTGAACACAAAGCGTGTCATCCAGTACTTTGCAACAATTGCAGCCAGTGGAGacaagaagaaggaggagaagacaTCAGGCAAAATGCAG GGAACGCTTGAGGATCAAATCATCAGCGCCAACCCACTGCTGGAGGCCTTTGGAAATGCCAAGACCGTGAGAAACGACAACTCCTCACGCTTT GGCAAATTCATCAGAATCCACTTTGGGGCCACAGGCAAACTGGCTTCTGCTGACATTGAAACAT ATTTGCTGGAGAAGTCCAGAGTCACTTTCCAGCTCAAGGCAGAAAGAAGCTATCACATCTTTTATCAGATCACATCCAACAAGAAGCCAGAGCTAATTG ACATGCTTCTCATCACCACCAACCCATATGACTACCAATTTGTGAGCCAAGGAGAGATCACAGTTCCCAGCATTAACGACCAGGAGGAGCTGTTGGCTACAGAT AGTGCCATTGACATCCTGGGCTTCACTCCAGATGAGAAAACAGCCATCTACAAGCTGACAGGGGCTGTCATGCACTATGGGAACCTAAAATTCAAGCAGAAGCAGCgtgaggagcaggcagagcctgaCGGCACCGAAG TTGCCGACAAGGCTGCCTACCTGATGGGTCTGAACTCAGCAGACCTGCTCAAGGCCCTCTGCTACCCCCGAGTCAAGGTGGGGAATGAATACGTGACCAAGGGCCAGACTGTGCAGCAG GTATACAATGCAGTGGGTGCCCTGGCAAAGGCTGTCTATGAGAAGATGTTCCTGTGGATGGTTATTCGCATCAATGAACAGCTGGATACGAAGCAGCCCAGGCAGTACTTCATTGGTGTCCTGGACATTGCCGGCTTTGAGATCTTTGAT TTCaacagcctggagcagctgtgcatCAACTTCACCAATGAGAAACTGCAACAGTTCTTCAACCACCACATGTtcgtgctggagcaggaggagtaCAAGAAGGAGGGAATTGAATGGACATTCATTGACTTTGGCATGGACCTGGCTGCCTGCATTGAGCTCATTGAGAAG cccaTGGGCATCTTCTCCATCCTGGAAGAGGAGTGCATGTTCCCCAAGGCAACTGACACCTCTTTCAAGAACAAGCTCTATGACCAGCACCTGGGCAAGTCCAACAACTTCCAGAAGCCCAAGCCTGGCAAAGGCAAGGCTGAGGCCCACTTCTCCCTGGTGCACTATGCTGGCACAGTGGACTACAACATCACTGGCTGGCTGGAGAAGAACAAGGACCCTCTGAATGAAACTGTCATTGGGCTGTACCAGAAATCATCTGTGAAGACCCTGGCTTTACTCTTTGCctctgctggaggagaggcag AGGCTAGTGGTGGTGGCGGCAAGAAGGGAGGCAAGAAGAAGGGTTCTTCTTTCCAGACCGTCTCAGCTCTTTTCCGG GAGAATCTGAACAAGCTGATGACCAATCTGCGGAGCACTCACCCCCATTTTGTGCGCTGTATCATCCCCAATGAGACTAAAACACCTG GTGCCATGGAGCACGAGCTGGTGCTGCATCAGCTGCGCTGTAACGGCGTGCTGGAAGGGATCAGGATTTGCAGGAAAGGGTTCCCCAGCAGAGTCCTCTATGCTGACTTCAAACAGAG ATACAAGGTGCTTAATGCCAGCGCCATCCCCGAGGGACAGTTCATCGATAGCAAGAAGGCTTCTGAGAAGCTCCTTGGCTCAATCGATGTGGACCACACCCAGTACAAATTTGGACACACCAAG GTGTTCTTCAAAGCTGGGCTAATAGGGCTCCTGGAGGAGATGAGGGATGAGAAGCTGGCACAGCTCATCACCCGCACCCAGGCCAGGTGCAGGGGCTTCCTGATGAGAGTGGAGTACCGGAGAATGGTGGAGAGGAG GGAATCCATCTTCTGCATCCAGTACAACATTCGTGCATTCATGAATGTCAAACACTGGCCATGGATGAAGCTGTTCTTCAAGATCAAGCCCTTGCTGAAGAGTGCAGAGTCTGAGAAGGAGATGGCCAACATGAAGGAAGAGTTTGAGAAAACCAAGGAAGAGCTTTCAAAGTCTGAGGCAAAGcggaaggagctggaggagaaaatggCATCTctaatgaaggagaaaaatgaccTGCAGCTCCAAGTACAGGCT GAAGCAGATGCCTTGGCTGATGCTGAGGAAAGATGTGACCAGCtcatcaaaaccaaaatccagCTGGAAGCCAAAGTCAAGGAGGTGACTGAAAGGGCTGAGGATGAAGAGGAAATTAATGCTGAGCTGACAGCCAAGAAGAGGAAACTGGAGGATGAATGTTCAGAGCTGAAGAAAGATATTGATGACCTTGAGCTAACACTGGCCaaggtggagaaggaaaaacacgCCACCGAAAACAAG GTGAAAAACCTGACGGAGGAGATGGCAGCCCTGGATGAGACCATCGCCAAGCtgacaaaagagaagaaagcccTCCAAGAGGCCCATCAGCAAACCCTGGATGACCTGCAGGCAGAAGAAGACAAAGTCAATACACTGACCAAGGCCAAGAccaagctggagcagcaagTGGACGAT CTGGAAGGGTCCCTGGAGCAAGAGAAGAAACTGCGCATGGACCTGGAGAGAGCTAAGAGGAAACTGGAAGGAGACCTGAAGCTGGCCCAGGACAGCATCATGGATTTGGAGAATGataagcagcagctggaggagaaactgaagaa gaaagattttgaaatCAGCCAGATCCAGAGCAAAACTGAGGACGAACAAGCCCTGGGCATGCAACTTCAGAAGAAGATCAAGGAGCTGCAG GCCCGTattgaggagctggaggaggagattGAGGCAGAGCGAACCTCTCGCGCTAAAGCAGAGAAGCATCGGGCTGACCTGTcgagggagctggaggagatCAGCGAGCGCCTGGAAGAAGCAGGAGGGGCGACAGCAGCTCAGATCGATATGAACAAGAAGCGCGAGGCAGAATTCCAGAAGATGCGCCGTGACCTGGAAGAGGCCACGCTGCAGCACGAAGCCACGGCTGCCGCCCTGCGCAAGAAGCACGCggacagcacagctgagctgggggagcagaTCGACAACCTGCAACGCGTGaagcagaagctggagaaggagaagagtgAGCTGAAGATGGAGATTGATGACTTGGCCAGCAACATGGAGTCTGTCTCCAAAGCCAAG GCAAATCTGGAGAAGATGTGCCGCACCCTGGAAGATCAGCTGAGTGAGATTAAGACCAAGGAAGAAGAGCATCAGCGCATGATCAATGACCTTAATGCTCAAAGAGCTCGCCTGCAGACAGAGTCAG GTGAATATTCACGCCAGGTGGAGGAGAAGGATGCTTTGATTTCTCAGCTGTCAAGGGGCAAACAGGCTTTCACCCAACAGATTGAGGAACTCAAGAGGCATCTGGAGGAAGAGATAAAG GCCAAGAACGCCCTGGCCCACGCCCTGCAGTCTGCTCGCCACGACTGTGACTTGCTCCGGGAACAAtatgaggaggagcaggaggccaAGGGGGAGCTGCAGCGTGCCATGTCCAAGGCCAACAGCGAAGTGGCCCAGTGGAGAACCAAATACGAGACGGACGCGATTCAGCGCACGGAGGAGCTCGAGGAGGCCAA GAAGAAGCTGGCACAGCGCCTGCAGGATGCAGAGGAACATGTTGAGGCTGTCAATGCCAAATGTGCCTCcctggaaaagacaaagcagaggctgcagaatgAAGTGGAGGACCTGATGATTGACGTGGAGAGATCCAATGCTGCCTGCGCTGCTCTGGATAAGAAGCAGAAGAACTTTGACAAG ATCCTGGCAGAATGGAAGCAGAAGTATGAGGAAACgcaggctgagctggaggcCTCGCAGAAGGAGTCGCGCTCTCTGAGCACGGAGCTGTTCAAGATGAAGAATGCCTATGAGGAGTCCTTGGACCACCTGGAAACAATGAAGCGGGAGAACAAGAACCTGCAGC AGGAGATTTCCGACCTCACGGAGCAGATTGCTGAGGGAGGAAAGGCAATTCATGAGCTGGAGAAAGTCAAGAAGCAGATTGAGCAGGAGAAATCTGAAatccaggctgctctggaggaggctgag GCCTCCCTGGAACATGAGGAGGGGAAGATCCTGCGCCTGCAGCTTGAGCTCAACCAAGTGAAGTCTGAGATTGACAGGAAGATAGCAGAGAAAGATGAGGAGATTGACCAGATGAAGAGAAACCACCTCAGAATTGTGGACTCCATGCAGAGCACGCTGGATGCTGAGATCAGGAGCAGGAATGAAGCCCTGAGGCTGAAGAAGAAGATGGAGGGAGACCTGAATGAAATGGAGATCCAGCTCAGCCATGCCAACCGTGtggctgcagaggcacagaagaACCTGAGAAACACCCAGGCAGTGCTCAAG GACACTCAGATCCATCTGGATGATGCTCTCAGGACACAGGAGGACCTGAAGGAGCAGGTGGCCATGGTGGAGCGCAGGGCAAacctgctgcaggctgaagTTGAGGAGCTGcgggcagccctggagcagacGGAGCGGTCGAGGAAATTGGCTGAGCAGGAGCTTCTGGATGCAACTGAACGTGCACAGCTCCTCCATACCCAG AACACGAGCTTGATCAACACCAAGAAGAAGCTGGAAACAGACATCGCCCAAATCCAGGGTGAAATGGAGGATACCATCCAGGAAGCCCGCAATGCTGAGGAGAAGGCCAAGAAGGCCATCACAGAT GCGGCCATGATGGCAGAAGAGCTGAAGAAGGAGCAGGACACCAGTGCCCACCTGGAGAGGATGAAGAAGAACCTGGACCAGACGGTGAAGGACCTGCAGCACCGTCTGGAAGAGGCCGAGCAGCTGGCActgaagggagggaagaagcagaTCCAGAAGCTGGAGGCCAGG GTGCGGGAGCTGGAAGGGGAGGTTGATGCTGAGCAGAAGCGCAGCGCTGAAGCCGTGAAGGGTGTGCGCAAGTACGAGCGGAGGGTGAAGGAACTGACCTACCAG TCTGAGGAAGACAGGAAGAATGTCCTCAGGCTGCAGGATCTGGTGGACAAGCTGCAAATGAAAGTGAAATCCTACAAGAGACAAGCTGAGGAGGCT GAGGAGCTGTCCAACGTCAACCTGTCCAAGTTCCGCAAGATCCAGCACGAGCTGGAGGAAGCCGAGGAGCGGGCTGACATTGCAGAGTCACAGGTCAACAAGCTCCGAGTGAAGAGCCGGGAGTTCCACAGCAAGAAGATAGGAGAGGAAGAGTGA